The proteins below are encoded in one region of Stigmatopora argus isolate UIUO_Sarg chromosome 2, RoL_Sarg_1.0, whole genome shotgun sequence:
- the LOC144068288 gene encoding uncharacterized protein LOC144068288 yields MYESVYYVLGIWIPLSALERSVFVVPGVRMAWSLFIAACCLVVLHAHGAPRTAVYNFVKCQPQDNNPNCVTQQSPPMEWSPDLPNKLPPSSASFLDAQPVEDEGSSGTFEMEPELLEPVDFSGSGSGDSGGPVWSDALLIPTYEWELGSGKSWIEEGRRLLEKADAEDLWGLFRRSAEVPPLGEGPLWEN; encoded by the exons atgtatgaAAGTGTGTACTACGTGTTAGGCATTTGGATTCCCTTGTCAGCTCTGGAAAGAAGTGTTTTTGTTGTGCCTGGAGTAAGAATGGCTTGGAGCCTCTTCATCGCGGCCTGCTGCCTCGTCGTCTTGCACGCACACG GTGCTCCCAGAACTGCTGTGTATAATTTTGTCAAATGCCAGCCTCAGGACAACAATCCCAACTGTGTGACTCAACAAAGTCCGCCGATGGAGTGGAGTCCAGACCTGCCAAACAAACTGCCTCCGTCAAGTGCTTCGTTCCT TGACGCTCAGCCAGTGGAGGATGAAGGTTCGTCGGGGACTTTTGAGATGGAGCCAGAGCTTTTAGAGCCCGTGGACTTTTCTGGCTCTGGTTCCGGGGACTCTGGTGGTCCGGTCTGGAGCGACGCCTTGCTAATTCCAACTTACGAATGGGAGCTAGGTTCTGGCAAGTCCTGGATAGAAGAGGGCCGACGATTAC TTGAGAAGGCAGATGCAGAAGACTTATGGGGCCTGTTCAGAAGGTCTGCCGAGGTCCCGCCACTGGGTGAAGGCCCACTTTGGGAAAACTAG